From one Flavobacterium kingsejongi genomic stretch:
- the murD gene encoding UDP-N-acetylmuramoyl-L-alanine--D-glutamate ligase → MRLVILGGGESGVGTAILGKKLGYDVFLSDFGKIKNNYKEILLINKIEWEEEKHTPELLFNADIVMKSPGIPDKSPIVVQLKEKGISVLSEIELASRFTKAVTIGITGSNGKTTTTLLTHHLLKSGGLNVGIAGNIGKSFAWQVAEDKYDSYVLELSSFQLDGIIDYRPHIAVVTNLSPDHLDRYNYEYQNYIDAKFRITMNQTEEDYLIYDADDEAINKWLEKNTVKAQLIPFSLTKKLEKGAYLENNTIITNINNEKFVMPTDNLALEGKHNVKNAMAATTVAQLMRIRKATIRESLSDFQGVEHRLEKVLKIQNVQYINDSKATNVNATFYALDSMNTPTVWIVGGVDKGNDYTELMALVREKVKAIVCLGVDNHKIIDAFANVVDVVVEVAAMDEAVKVAQKLAEKGDTVLLSPACASFDLFESYEDRGRQFKLAVQNL, encoded by the coding sequence ATGAGATTAGTAATTTTAGGTGGAGGCGAAAGCGGCGTAGGAACCGCGATCCTGGGAAAGAAATTAGGATATGATGTCTTTCTGTCCGATTTCGGGAAAATAAAGAACAATTACAAAGAAATCCTCCTGATCAATAAGATTGAGTGGGAAGAAGAAAAACATACTCCTGAACTGCTTTTCAATGCGGACATCGTGATGAAAAGTCCTGGGATACCCGACAAATCACCCATTGTGGTGCAATTGAAAGAAAAAGGAATCAGTGTCCTTTCAGAAATTGAACTGGCATCCCGTTTTACCAAGGCAGTTACTATTGGAATTACCGGAAGCAACGGGAAAACAACAACGACATTACTGACACACCATCTTTTAAAATCCGGTGGGCTGAATGTGGGGATTGCCGGGAATATCGGTAAAAGTTTTGCCTGGCAGGTAGCAGAGGATAAATACGACAGTTATGTTTTGGAGCTGAGTAGCTTTCAGTTGGATGGGATTATCGATTACAGGCCACATATTGCTGTAGTTACGAATTTAAGCCCGGATCATTTGGATCGCTACAATTACGAATACCAGAATTATATTGACGCCAAGTTCCGGATTACCATGAACCAGACGGAAGAGGATTACCTGATTTATGATGCAGATGATGAGGCCATCAATAAATGGCTCGAAAAGAATACCGTAAAAGCACAATTAATACCTTTTTCGCTGACGAAGAAACTCGAAAAAGGCGCTTATTTAGAAAACAACACTATTATTACCAACATCAATAACGAAAAATTTGTTATGCCAACAGACAACTTAGCTTTAGAAGGAAAACACAATGTTAAAAACGCAATGGCAGCTACTACAGTTGCTCAGTTAATGCGAATCAGAAAAGCTACGATCAGAGAAAGTCTGTCGGACTTCCAGGGGGTAGAACACCGTTTGGAAAAAGTGCTGAAAATCCAGAATGTACAATATATCAACGATTCAAAAGCGACAAATGTCAATGCGACATTTTATGCACTGGATAGCATGAATACACCAACCGTATGGATCGTAGGTGGTGTGGATAAAGGAAATGATTATACCGAGCTGATGGCTTTGGTACGTGAAAAAGTAAAAGCCATTGTTTGCCTGGGTGTAGACAACCATAAGATCATCGATGCTTTTGCCAATGTGGTGGATGTTGTGGTAGAAGTTGCTGCAATGGATGAGGCGGTTAAAGTAGCGCAGAAATTAGCTGAAAAAGGAGATACGGTATTGCTGTCACCAGCCTGTGCCAGTTTTGACCTTTTTGAAAGTTATGAAGATCGTGGGCGACAGTTTAAACTGGCGGTACAAAACCTGTAA
- the mraY gene encoding phospho-N-acetylmuramoyl-pentapeptide-transferase, whose amino-acid sequence MLYYLFEYFDKTLDIPGTGVFQYITFRSALAILMSLFISTVFGKKIINFLKKQQVGETVRELGLEGQVEKAGTPTMGGLIIIIATLVPVLLFAKLHNIYIMLLIVTTLWMGTIGFIDDYIKIFKKDKDGLKGKFKVIGQVGLGIIVGSVLYFHPSVTVRTDTEKMNIFAAPVENAYFKAPVEEKSTATTIPFFKNNEFDYAELLAWTGDDYRSYAWLIFIPIVIFIITAVSNGANLTDGIDGLAAGTSAISVLTLGLFAFVSGNIIFSNYLNIMYIPNSGEMTVYIAAFVGALVGFLWYNTYPASVFMGDTGSLTIGGIIAVLAIAVRKEMLIPVLCGVFLAENFSVILQVSYFKYTKKRFGEGRRIFLMSPLHHHYQKKGYHESKIVTRFWIVGILLAIVSIVTLKLR is encoded by the coding sequence ATGCTGTACTACCTATTTGAATATTTTGACAAGACACTGGATATTCCGGGAACCGGAGTTTTCCAGTACATCACTTTCAGATCAGCATTGGCGATTTTAATGTCGCTATTTATATCGACTGTATTTGGTAAAAAGATTATCAACTTCCTGAAAAAGCAACAAGTAGGGGAAACGGTTCGGGAGCTGGGTCTGGAAGGACAAGTAGAAAAAGCAGGGACACCTACGATGGGTGGACTGATTATCATCATTGCTACACTGGTACCGGTATTGCTTTTTGCCAAGCTGCATAATATCTATATCATGCTGCTTATCGTGACTACGCTTTGGATGGGAACCATTGGTTTTATAGATGATTATATTAAGATTTTCAAAAAGGATAAAGACGGGCTGAAAGGCAAGTTTAAGGTCATTGGCCAGGTAGGGCTTGGGATTATTGTAGGGTCGGTATTGTATTTCCATCCCTCGGTAACAGTAAGAACCGATACAGAGAAGATGAATATTTTCGCAGCGCCGGTAGAAAATGCTTATTTCAAAGCGCCAGTTGAAGAGAAGTCTACAGCAACAACGATTCCGTTCTTTAAAAATAATGAATTTGATTATGCCGAATTATTGGCCTGGACCGGAGATGACTACCGCAGTTATGCGTGGCTGATCTTTATCCCGATCGTGATTTTTATTATTACGGCGGTTTCCAATGGAGCCAACCTAACGGATGGAATTGATGGGCTCGCTGCCGGGACATCGGCGATATCGGTGCTCACACTTGGGCTTTTTGCCTTTGTTTCGGGGAATATTATATTTTCCAATTACCTGAATATTATGTATATCCCCAACTCGGGGGAGATGACCGTTTATATAGCTGCTTTTGTAGGGGCACTCGTGGGGTTCCTGTGGTACAATACCTATCCGGCCTCGGTTTTTATGGGAGATACCGGAAGCCTTACCATCGGGGGAATTATTGCGGTGCTGGCCATTGCAGTGCGTAAAGAAATGCTGATTCCTGTTTTATGCGGAGTCTTCCTGGCAGAGAATTTTTCAGTAATCCTGCAGGTGAGTTATTTTAAATATACCAAAAAACGTTTTGGCGAAGGCCGCAGGATTTTCCTGATGTCTCCTTTGCACCACCATTATCAGAAAAAAGGATACCACGAAAGTAAAATCGTAACCCGTTTTTGGATTGTAGGTATTTTATTGGCCATTGTTTCAATAGTAACCCTAAAATTAAGATAA
- a CDS encoding UDP-N-acetylmuramoyl-L-alanyl-D-glutamate--2,6-diaminopimelate ligase: MIVLKDILYKVAIEAVHGTTEFDINKIEFDSRHIEFNDVFVAIRGTLSDGHEYIEKAINLGAIVIVCDKFPEILVNGVTYVVVKDTKKALALMAANYYENPSRNLKLVGITGTNGKTTVASLLYQLFKKAGYKVGLLSTVKILVDEVEYPATHTTPDSITINRYLREMNDVGVEFCFMEVSSHGIHQSRTEGLEFAGGVFTNLSHDHLDYHATFAEYRDVKKSFFDNLPKNAFALSNVDDKNGVVMLQNTKATKLTYALKTYADYKAFILENQLSGLLLKINEQEVWVRLIGTFNAYNLLAIYGTAVQLGLDNLEVLRLLSELESVSGRFQFIVSSQNITAIVDYAHTPDALDNVLKTINDIRTKNEQLITVVGCGGNRDKAKRPVMANIATTLSDKVVLTSDNPRNENPETIIAEMEAGVEPQNFKKMVAITDRKQAIKIACQLAQPNDIILIAGKGHETYQEIEGVKHDFDDMKIVKEILDQLSK; this comes from the coding sequence GTGATTGTTTTAAAAGACATATTATATAAAGTAGCTATTGAAGCCGTTCATGGGACGACCGAATTTGATATTAATAAAATCGAATTTGACTCCAGGCATATTGAATTCAATGATGTTTTTGTGGCCATACGCGGAACGCTTTCCGATGGGCATGAGTATATCGAAAAAGCAATAAACCTTGGGGCTATTGTTATCGTTTGTGATAAGTTTCCGGAAATCCTGGTGAATGGAGTGACCTATGTAGTGGTAAAAGATACTAAGAAGGCACTGGCATTGATGGCTGCTAATTATTACGAGAATCCTTCCCGGAATTTAAAGCTTGTGGGGATTACCGGAACCAATGGTAAAACTACAGTTGCGTCATTGTTATACCAGCTGTTTAAAAAAGCAGGATACAAAGTAGGATTATTGTCTACCGTGAAAATTCTGGTAGATGAGGTTGAATATCCTGCGACACATACCACGCCGGATTCCATTACAATCAACCGGTACCTGAGAGAGATGAATGATGTAGGAGTAGAATTTTGCTTCATGGAAGTGAGTTCTCACGGAATTCATCAGTCCAGGACAGAAGGTCTTGAATTCGCAGGTGGGGTGTTTACCAACCTGTCTCATGATCATTTGGACTATCATGCAACGTTTGCAGAATACCGGGATGTAAAAAAATCATTCTTTGACAATTTGCCTAAAAATGCATTTGCCTTGTCCAATGTAGATGATAAAAATGGTGTGGTGATGTTGCAAAATACCAAAGCCACAAAGTTGACATACGCCTTAAAAACCTATGCCGATTATAAAGCATTCATACTGGAAAATCAATTGTCCGGATTATTGCTGAAGATCAATGAGCAGGAAGTATGGGTACGTTTGATAGGGACATTTAATGCTTACAACCTGTTGGCAATTTACGGAACTGCCGTACAGCTCGGATTGGATAACCTGGAAGTATTACGCTTATTGAGCGAATTGGAAAGTGTTTCAGGACGATTCCAGTTTATTGTTTCCAGCCAGAATATTACAGCTATTGTAGATTATGCACACACACCGGATGCGCTGGATAATGTGCTGAAGACCATTAATGATATCCGTACAAAAAACGAGCAGTTAATTACTGTTGTAGGTTGTGGTGGTAACCGGGATAAGGCGAAACGTCCGGTTATGGCCAATATCGCAACTACCCTGAGTGATAAGGTAGTCCTGACTTCAGATAATCCAAGGAATGAGAATCCTGAAACGATTATTGCTGAAATGGAAGCGGGAGTTGAGCCACAAAACTTTAAAAAGATGGTAGCAATTACCGACAGGAAACAGGCTATCAAAATCGCTTGCCAGTTGGCACAGCCGAATGATATCATATTGATTGCCGGAAAAGGGCATGAGACCTATCAGGAAATAGAAGGAGTGAAACACGATTTTGATGATATGAAAATCGTAAAAGAAATTTTAGACCAATTGAGTAAATAA
- a CDS encoding penicillin-binding protein, protein MVNEDKNISYRIFIVAAFILVMAIGIVIKLTNIQWVEGDFYRNLAKERTVKNFVIPANKGNIYSADGSLLAISIPSYKIRFDAVAPKEEDFKNNINALSDSLAVMFGKSSGYYQNELTKAKKHKNRYFLVARDLSYTQYMRIKSFPLFNLGPYKGGIITEQKTIREHPIGKIAERTIGYERIDHEGENLEVGIEGAFSNYLTGKDGKILKQKIAKNQWKPISDNNEVEPQDGYDVISTIDVYIQDIAHHALLKQLEKYEADHGCVVVMETHTGDVKAISNLGRATDGSYYETINYAVGESHEPGSTFKLVDLIALLDDKKIDTSAVFDSKGGDVVYRGSHVRDSHRGGYGKISLARGFELSSNTVMVQAVYDNYKDNPQQFIDHINAFGLNKPLGLPFKGEGIPRIPQRKDKDWSGITLPWMAFGYGVSVTPLQTLTLYNAVANNGEMVKPKFVKEVKEWNKVIKRYDKEVINPKICSDETLAKVQKVLENVIVKGTGKKLYNKNFSMAGKTGTAQANYGKGKGAGTEMYYTSSFVGYFPADNPKYSCIIVVHKPNVAQGYFGGDVSGPVFKRIAQKIYTDSPSTNEIKTLNKKNAKQEANYNSYFAQVENKTNIIPNVCGLSGMDAVALLENLGLKVKAVGVGKVKKQSIGAGQRLDKTQTIILELS, encoded by the coding sequence ATGGTAAACGAAGATAAAAATATTTCCTACAGGATTTTTATTGTTGCTGCCTTCATTCTGGTAATGGCAATAGGGATCGTCATTAAACTCACTAACATTCAGTGGGTAGAGGGTGATTTTTATCGTAACCTGGCGAAAGAAAGAACGGTTAAGAATTTCGTAATCCCTGCAAATAAAGGGAATATCTATTCTGCTGATGGTAGCTTATTGGCGATTTCGATACCGAGCTACAAAATACGCTTTGATGCTGTAGCGCCCAAAGAGGAGGATTTTAAAAATAATATTAATGCGCTTTCCGATTCCCTTGCCGTGATGTTTGGGAAATCTTCTGGTTATTACCAGAACGAACTGACGAAAGCGAAAAAACATAAAAACCGCTATTTTTTAGTAGCACGTGACCTGAGTTATACCCAGTACATGAGAATCAAAAGTTTTCCGCTTTTTAATCTCGGTCCTTACAAAGGCGGTATCATCACAGAACAGAAAACCATACGGGAACATCCGATAGGAAAGATTGCAGAACGTACCATTGGTTATGAGCGGATTGATCATGAAGGCGAAAACCTTGAAGTAGGGATTGAAGGGGCTTTCAGCAATTACCTGACTGGTAAAGATGGTAAAATCCTGAAACAGAAAATTGCCAAGAACCAATGGAAACCTATTAGTGATAATAACGAAGTAGAGCCTCAGGACGGTTATGATGTGATTTCTACTATCGATGTATACATCCAGGATATTGCCCATCATGCGTTGCTCAAACAATTGGAAAAATATGAGGCAGATCACGGTTGTGTGGTCGTAATGGAAACGCATACCGGAGATGTAAAGGCGATATCCAATCTTGGGCGTGCCACTGATGGTTCTTATTATGAAACGATCAATTATGCCGTTGGAGAATCCCATGAGCCAGGATCAACATTTAAACTGGTTGATCTTATTGCGTTACTGGACGATAAAAAAATAGATACTAGTGCTGTATTTGATAGTAAAGGTGGTGATGTGGTATACAGGGGAAGTCATGTGCGTGATTCGCATAGGGGCGGATATGGTAAAATATCGTTAGCAAGAGGTTTTGAGCTTTCTTCTAATACCGTGATGGTACAGGCGGTATATGATAATTATAAAGATAATCCGCAGCAGTTTATAGACCATATCAATGCTTTTGGATTGAACAAGCCTTTAGGATTGCCTTTCAAAGGAGAAGGGATTCCAAGGATTCCACAGCGAAAAGACAAAGACTGGTCGGGTATTACACTGCCATGGATGGCTTTTGGTTACGGAGTTTCGGTAACGCCATTGCAAACACTCACATTATACAATGCAGTAGCGAATAATGGAGAAATGGTGAAGCCTAAGTTCGTGAAAGAAGTGAAAGAATGGAATAAAGTGATTAAGCGATATGATAAAGAGGTAATTAATCCTAAAATATGTTCTGATGAAACGCTGGCGAAAGTTCAGAAAGTGCTGGAAAATGTGATTGTCAAAGGAACCGGTAAAAAATTATACAATAAGAATTTCTCCATGGCGGGGAAAACAGGAACGGCTCAGGCAAATTATGGAAAAGGAAAAGGGGCAGGGACGGAGATGTATTATACGTCTTCTTTTGTAGGCTATTTTCCGGCAGATAATCCAAAGTATTCCTGCATTATTGTAGTGCACAAGCCTAATGTGGCACAGGGCTATTTTGGAGGCGATGTTTCCGGGCCGGTGTTTAAAAGGATTGCCCAAAAGATTTATACAGATTCTCCTTCTACGAATGAGATCAAAACGCTGAATAAGAAAAATGCCAAGCAAGAAGCGAATTACAATAGTTATTTTGCCCAGGTTGAAAATAAAACAAATATAATTCCAAATGTATGTGGGCTCTCCGGAATGGATGCGGTCGCATTGTTGGAAAATTTAGGATTAAAAGTAAAAGCGGTAGGTGTAGGGAAAGTGAAAAAACAATCCATTGGCGCCGGACAGCGATTAGATAAGACCCAAACTATAATACTTGAATTATCGTGA
- a CDS encoding FtsL-like putative cell division protein has protein sequence MKNGVYGILKAKFLLNDDALKNWRFIVFVILLAIVMIANTHSFEEKVFRINELGTEVKELRSEFADVRSELMKLKMESTISAKMESKGIVPSCVPPVKIMVKKEEKKTMFSNLW, from the coding sequence ATGAAGAACGGGGTTTACGGAATATTAAAAGCAAAATTCTTACTGAATGACGATGCGCTAAAGAATTGGCGGTTTATCGTCTTTGTGATTTTGCTTGCGATAGTAATGATTGCGAATACACATAGTTTTGAAGAGAAAGTATTTCGGATAAATGAGCTGGGTACCGAGGTGAAGGAATTGCGTTCAGAGTTTGCAGATGTTCGTTCGGAACTGATGAAGCTAAAAATGGAATCCACTATCTCGGCGAAAATGGAGTCCAAAGGAATTGTTCCTTCCTGTGTTCCTCCGGTTAAGATTATGGTAAAGAAAGAAGAAAAGAAAACAATGTTCAGCAACTTATGGTAA
- the rsmH gene encoding 16S rRNA (cytosine(1402)-N(4))-methyltransferase RsmH, whose amino-acid sequence MMMTMEYHNPVLLKETVDGLDIKPDGIYVDVTFGGGGHSKEILSRLGPDGRLFAFDQDEDALANALPDERFVLINENFRFLKRFLRFNNVKQVDGILADLGVSSHQFDVAERGFSTRFDALLDMRMSQKNDLNAYKVVNEYSEADLKRMFSEYGELSNSAAIAKVIVETREEAPIKNTEQLKLALSRFLPNHKSHKILAQIYQAIRIEVNQEMDVLKEFLEQSLEILKPEGGRLSVISYHSLEDRLVKRFVKNGMFVGEPERDFFGNFSVPFKTIGKLIVPSDAEIKINNRARSAKLRIAEKK is encoded by the coding sequence ATGATGATGACAATGGAATATCATAATCCGGTTTTGCTGAAAGAAACGGTTGATGGTTTGGATATCAAACCGGACGGAATATATGTGGATGTGACTTTTGGCGGTGGCGGGCATTCAAAAGAGATTTTGAGCAGATTGGGTCCTGATGGGCGTTTGTTTGCTTTTGATCAGGATGAAGATGCACTGGCGAATGCGCTTCCGGATGAACGGTTCGTATTGATTAATGAGAATTTCAGGTTCCTGAAGCGGTTCTTACGATTTAATAATGTAAAACAGGTGGATGGGATTTTGGCAGATCTTGGTGTTTCGTCCCATCAGTTTGATGTAGCGGAACGTGGTTTTTCAACCCGGTTCGATGCATTGCTGGACATGCGGATGAGTCAAAAGAATGACCTGAATGCTTATAAGGTAGTAAATGAATATTCGGAGGCTGACTTAAAAAGGATGTTTTCAGAATACGGTGAGTTGAGTAATAGTGCTGCTATTGCTAAAGTAATCGTAGAAACACGTGAAGAAGCACCGATTAAAAATACAGAACAGTTGAAACTGGCGTTGAGCCGTTTTCTTCCAAATCATAAAAGCCATAAGATCCTGGCTCAGATTTATCAGGCCATACGGATTGAGGTAAATCAGGAGATGGATGTCTTAAAGGAATTTTTGGAGCAAAGTCTCGAAATCCTGAAGCCGGAAGGTGGAAGGCTGAGTGTGATTTCGTACCATTCACTCGAGGACAGGCTGGTAAAGCGTTTTGTGAAGAATGGGATGTTTGTGGGAGAGCCGGAACGTGATTTCTTCGGGAATTTCTCCGTGCCTTTTAAAACTATTGGAAAGCTGATTGTCCCTTCGGATGCGGAAATAAAAATAAACAACCGCGCACGCAGTGCCAAGTTGAGAATAGCAGAAAAGAAATAA
- the mraZ gene encoding division/cell wall cluster transcriptional repressor MraZ yields the protein MNTIVGAYECKVDSKGRLMVPAPLKKQLMDSLNDGFVLKRSVFQQCLELYPMAEWNLMMQKINKLNRFVKKNNDFIRRFTAGVKVVEIDATGRLLIPKDLVVFAQVDKDVVLSSAVNIIEIWDKDLYEKSISGDDIDFADLAEDVMGNLNDDDNGIS from the coding sequence TTGAATACCATAGTAGGAGCATATGAATGTAAAGTTGATTCCAAGGGAAGGCTGATGGTGCCTGCCCCTTTGAAGAAGCAACTTATGGATTCGCTCAACGATGGTTTTGTTTTAAAGCGTTCCGTTTTTCAACAGTGCCTGGAATTGTATCCAATGGCAGAATGGAATTTAATGATGCAGAAAATCAACAAGTTGAATCGTTTTGTGAAAAAGAACAATGATTTTATCAGAAGATTTACTGCAGGTGTGAAAGTGGTAGAAATTGATGCTACCGGAAGATTGCTGATCCCAAAGGATTTGGTGGTTTTTGCACAGGTTGATAAAGATGTAGTCTTGTCTTCGGCAGTGAATATAATCGAAATCTGGGATAAGGACTTGTATGAGAAATCAATTTCTGGCGATGATATCGATTTTGCTGATTTGGCAGAGGACGTAATGGGTAATTTAAATGATGATGACAATGGAATATCATAA
- a CDS encoding alpha/beta fold hydrolase, whose translation MEEQLKKEGKYKYLEIGEGIPIIILHGLMGGLSNFDGVANYFPEKGYKIVIPELPIYTQNILKTNVKAFAKYVKDFITYKGYDRVILLGNSLGGHIGLYHTKMYPEKMLGLIITGSSGLYESAMGDSYPRRGDYEYIKKKAEDVFYDPAIATKEIIDEVYTMANDRIKLIKTLTIAKSAIRHNMAKDLAKMHVPTCIIWGKNDKVTPPDVAEEFHRLLPNSDLYWIDKCGHAAMMEHPDEFNEIMYAWLKKSNL comes from the coding sequence ATGGAAGAACAGTTAAAAAAGGAAGGTAAATACAAATATCTTGAAATTGGGGAAGGCATTCCCATCATCATTCTACATGGACTGATGGGCGGTTTAAGCAATTTTGACGGTGTTGCAAACTATTTTCCTGAGAAAGGGTATAAAATTGTTATTCCTGAATTACCGATTTACACTCAAAACATCTTAAAAACCAATGTCAAGGCTTTTGCAAAATATGTAAAAGACTTCATCACTTATAAAGGATACGACCGTGTCATTCTTTTAGGAAACTCCTTAGGCGGACATATCGGGCTTTACCATACTAAAATGTATCCTGAAAAAATGCTCGGACTTATTATTACCGGAAGTTCTGGTTTATATGAAAGTGCAATGGGAGACAGTTATCCGCGAAGAGGCGATTATGAATACATCAAAAAGAAAGCAGAAGATGTTTTTTATGATCCCGCGATTGCAACCAAAGAAATCATCGACGAAGTATACACCATGGCAAACGACAGGATTAAGCTAATTAAAACCCTGACCATCGCCAAAAGTGCTATTCGCCATAATATGGCTAAAGATTTAGCCAAAATGCACGTTCCTACCTGCATCATCTGGGGAAAAAATGACAAGGTAACACCTCCGGATGTTGCCGAAGAATTCCACAGGCTTCTACCCAATTCCGACCTGTACTGGATCGACAAATGTGGACATGCAGCCATGATGGAACATCCGGACGAGTTTAATGAAATTATGTATGCCTGGCTGAAAAAATCCAATTTATAG
- the yihA gene encoding ribosome biogenesis GTP-binding protein YihA/YsxC, giving the protein MKINTAEFIISNSEVSKCPKDFLPEYAFIGRSNVGKSSLINMLTNHKNLAKTSGRPGKTQLINHFKINNNWFLVDLPGYGYAKVSKKTKSVFQQFITDYFEKREQLVCAFVLIDIRHEAQNIDLEFLEYLGESEIPFCIIFTKADKISKTKIDSHISAYRKQMFANNWAEMPQYFVTSSTETTGKEVLLEYIGAVNEEVFKNDNKF; this is encoded by the coding sequence ATGAAAATCAATACCGCTGAATTTATTATAAGTAATTCCGAAGTAAGCAAATGTCCCAAAGACTTTTTGCCGGAATATGCTTTTATCGGACGATCTAATGTGGGAAAATCATCATTAATCAACATGCTGACCAACCATAAAAATCTGGCCAAAACTTCAGGAAGACCTGGTAAAACACAATTGATCAATCATTTTAAAATCAACAACAACTGGTTTCTTGTCGATTTGCCCGGCTATGGCTATGCTAAAGTTTCAAAAAAGACCAAATCTGTTTTCCAGCAATTTATCACTGATTATTTTGAAAAAAGAGAACAATTAGTTTGTGCCTTTGTCTTAATTGACATTCGCCATGAAGCGCAGAATATCGATTTGGAATTTCTGGAATATCTTGGAGAAAGTGAAATTCCTTTTTGCATTATCTTCACCAAAGCGGATAAAATCAGTAAAACAAAAATTGACTCACACATTTCGGCTTATCGAAAACAAATGTTTGCTAATAACTGGGCAGAAATGCCACAATACTTCGTTACCTCTTCTACCGAAACCACAGGAAAAGAAGTACTCTTGGAGTATATTGGTGCCGTAAATGAAGAAGTTTTTAAAAACGATAATAAATTCTAA
- the gldC gene encoding gliding motility protein GldC, which produces MTKKITSEINVLVELDENRVPEKLFWSARDGGVQKEEAKALLLSVWDSNTQESLRIDLWTKDMPVDEMKVFFHQTLVAMSDTFKRATNDEKMSDTMKDFCDYFAEKLELNK; this is translated from the coding sequence ATGACTAAAAAGATTACCTCAGAGATAAATGTGCTTGTGGAGCTGGATGAAAACCGTGTTCCGGAAAAATTATTCTGGTCTGCCCGTGATGGTGGTGTTCAAAAAGAAGAAGCTAAAGCATTGCTTCTTTCGGTATGGGATAGCAATACACAGGAAAGCCTTAGGATTGATCTGTGGACGAAAGATATGCCGGTTGACGAGATGAAAGTATTCTTTCACCAAACCCTGGTGGCGATGTCTGATACCTTTAAAAGAGCGACCAATGACGAAAAAATGTCCGATACGATGAAAGATTTTTGTGACTATTTTGCAGAAAAACTGGAGTTGAATAAATAA
- the gldB gene encoding gliding motility lipoprotein GldB has translation MKKILILTFLTLFLVSCKEKSETEQAVAAIPVTLKIERFDKLFFEAPDAGLPDLERQYPFLFPKQFDDAVWLEKKHDPIMKELYDEVQKKYSDISLVKEELEKVVQHIRYYFPEEQTPRVITLVSEMDLESRVIYEKGLVLIALDLYLGKEHRFYELPEYLKITFEPRQMMPDLVTSFSQRYLQPAANKTLLALMIHEGKLLYLKDVLLPDYSDAEKIAYTSEQVKWVQSNEAQMWRFLVDKDILFDNNPRMAARFIDPAPFTKFGLDIDNASPGKAGAWIGWQIVRSYMKNNDVSLQQLLQMDAKELFENSKYKPKK, from the coding sequence ATGAAGAAAATTCTTATCCTTACATTTTTAACGTTGTTTTTGGTTTCGTGTAAGGAAAAAAGCGAAACGGAGCAGGCTGTGGCTGCAATTCCTGTAACATTAAAGATTGAGCGGTTCGATAAGTTATTCTTTGAAGCACCCGATGCAGGATTGCCGGATCTTGAAAGACAGTATCCGTTTTTGTTTCCAAAACAATTTGACGATGCAGTATGGCTGGAGAAGAAACATGATCCGATCATGAAAGAGCTTTACGATGAAGTGCAGAAAAAATACTCCGATATTTCGCTTGTAAAAGAAGAGTTGGAAAAAGTAGTCCAGCACATCCGGTACTATTTTCCTGAGGAACAAACACCGCGGGTGATTACACTGGTCTCGGAAATGGACCTGGAGAGTCGTGTAATTTATGAAAAGGGGCTGGTCTTGATTGCTTTGGACCTTTACTTAGGGAAAGAGCATCGTTTCTATGAGCTTCCGGAATATTTAAAGATCACTTTCGAGCCACGGCAGATGATGCCGGATTTGGTAACCTCTTTCTCTCAGCGCTACCTGCAGCCTGCAGCTAATAAGACACTTTTAGCATTGATGATACATGAAGGCAAGCTCCTGTATCTGAAAGATGTATTATTGCCGGATTATTCCGATGCAGAAAAAATCGCCTATACCAGCGAACAGGTGAAATGGGTACAATCCAACGAAGCGCAAATGTGGCGCTTCCTGGTCGATAAAGACATCCTGTTTGACAATAATCCGAGGATGGCAGCGCGTTTTATTGATCCGGCACCTTTTACAAAATTTGGATTGGATATCGATAATGCTTCACCCGGAAAGGCTGGGGCTTGGATCGGTTGGCAGATTGTACGTTCTTATATGAAGAATAATGATGTATCTTTGCAGCAATTATTGCAAATGGATGCAAAAGAACTATTCGAAAATTCAAAATACAAACCTAAAAAGTAA